The following proteins are co-located in the Oncorhynchus clarkii lewisi isolate Uvic-CL-2024 chromosome 30, UVic_Ocla_1.0, whole genome shotgun sequence genome:
- the LOC139389946 gene encoding interleukin-1 beta-like, with product MEFESNCSLMKNTSASVAWSSKLPQGLDVEISHHPITLRCVANLIIAMERLNGGKGFTLGRDEGLLNFLLESAVEVLELESAHTEASSRAAFSSKGEYECSVTDSENKCWVLNEGSMELHAMMLQGGSSYHKVHLNLSTYITPVPSETKARPVALGIKGSNLYLSCITSEGTPTLHLEEVADKEQLKSINHESDMVRFLFYKQDTGVDISTLESAHYRNWFISTALQQDNTKMVNMCQRATLNRNTTFTVQRHN from the exons ATGGAATTTGAGTCAAACTGCAGTCTAATGAAG AACACCTCTGCCAGTGTAGCATGGAGCTCCAAACTGCCTCAGGGTCTGGATGTGGAGATATCCCATCACCCCATCACCCTGCGCTGTGTGGCCAACCTCATCATCGCCATGGAGAGGCTAAATGGTGGCAAGGGGTTTACCCTGGGAAGAGATGAGGGCCTGTTAAATTTCTTGCTAGAGAGCGCAGTGGAAG TGTTGGAGTTGGAGTCGGCGCACACTGAAGCCAGCAGCAGAGCTGCTTTCAGCAGTAAAGGAGAGTACGAGTGTAGTGTCACTGACTCTGAGAATAAGTGCTGGGTGCTCAATGAAGGGTCTATGGAGCTGCATGCTATGATGCTGCAGGGAGGCAGCAGCTACCATAAAG TGCATTTGAACCTGTCTACGTACATCACGCCTGTCCCCAGTGAGACTAAAGCAAGACCTGTAGCCCTGGGCATCAAGGGATCCAACCTCTACCTATCCTGCATCACATCAGAAGGCACGCCCACCCTGCACCTAGAG gaggtGGCAGACAAGGAGCAGCTGAAGTCCATCAACCATGAGAGCGACATGGTACGCTTCCTCTTCTACAAACAGGACACCGGAGTTGACATCAGTACCCTGGAGTCTGCCCATTACAGGAACTGGTTCATCAGCACGGCCCTACAGCAGGACAACACCAAGATGGTGAACATGTGCCAGAGGGCAACCCTCAACCGCAACACCACATTCACTGTCCAGCGCCACAACTAA